A segment of the Actinomycetota bacterium genome:
CTCGAATATGAAGTCCGTGTCGCCGTCGATACAGGCGATGAGGAAATCGCGCAGGGCCTGTTCCGCCTCCACCTCGTCCGTGTTCTCTTCCATCACCACCGGTTTTTTGGACCAGTCCAGGGCCGTGAAGGCGTCCACCTTCCACGTCCCGTCCTCGCGCACCAGCGCCATGGTCTCCTCTCGCTCTCCCTTCTGCGCCAGCTCGATATCCACGGTGATGACGGCCCGGTCCCCCTCGATGGTGATGTCCTCCTCGGGGATGAAGCGGTAGGAGTTCATGTAGCCCAGTGCCGCGACGAGCTGCTCGCTGCTGATGGGATCCGGAACTCCACTGGATTCCAGGTAGTCCTGGGACATCAGGGAGCGCAACAGCTCCACGTCGCGGTCTCCCAGGGCGTTGAGGAAGGTGGTGGTCGCCTCGGTCACCGCAGCGCTGTCGTCCCCTGGGGCGTCCCCGCATCCCGCCAGCGCGGACACGGCAAGCACCAGGACGGCGCAAACCGCGGTCAAGACGAAGCGCTGGCAGCCTGCTCTCATACGGACTCCTTTCCCCCACTCATTTCTCCACATCCGTCCGCATCCCCTCCCAACCGCTATGATGACAGATGGCCACGACACAGTTCCACGTCGGTGGGCTCACGCGTTGCGTTTTGCGCCTGCGGCGTGAAATGTCAAGGCTGAGCCCCCCGCTTGCCCATGCAGCCGGCGACGCGCAGCGCCACGGGCCAGCGTTTATACTGGCCCCGGTCGCCATTACGTGAGTCTGGGCCGGGTCTATGGAGCCTCACGATACATAGCAACCCCGATCTTCCAGTACCAGCGCTGGATGGCAGTCCCGTTGACTAATAAATTGGCTGAGTCTAATATATTCTAACGTTGTAGATAACGGCGAAAAGGAGGGAAAGAGCATATGCTCGCGCTTTTTCAGAGTTTCGGTCCCACCGAGCTGCTTATCATCCTGGGGATCGCCCTGATCATCTTCGGGCCCACGCAGCTGCCCAAGCTGGGACGCTCCGTAGGCAAGGCCATCAGGGAGCTGCGGGGAGCCAGTTCCGAGGTCACCAAGGCCGTGCAGGAAGGCCTGGAGGGCAAGGCTGAGGAAGAAGAGGAAGAGAAGGAAAGCAAGAAAAAGAAGAAGACCGAAGAGGAAGAGGAATAGGCAAACCAGAGAGACCGCTGGAAAACACCCCTTTCCCTACCCCCTGAACGCCCCGGAGGCTTTCTTGGCCGACCAGAAGATGACCTTTATCGAGCACCTCGAGGAGCTCCGAAGGCGCATTATCGTGATGTTCCTCTCCCTCGTGGTAGCCATAACGGTGGGATATATATTCTCCTGGGAGATACTCGGCTTCCTCAAGGAGCCGGCGGCCAAGGCGGGGATCCCCCTCAACCTCTATTACCAGACCGTCCTCGAGCCCTTCATGGTCCGCTTCAGGATCGCCATGTACGCGGCCATCGTCCTGGCCTTGCCGGTGGTGATCTACGAGATAATAGCCTATATCGCGCCGGCCCTGCGCAAGCGGGAGAAGCGTTTCATGTTCTACGCCCTCTTCTTCATCATCGTCTTCTTCCTGGCGGGCGTGGCCTTCTGCTACATGTACATCCTCCCGGTGGGCCTGGAATGGCTGACGGGACAGTCCGGAGGACAGATAACGCCGGTGCTCATGGCCAACCAGTACGTGAGTTTCGTAGCGCTGCTCATGGTTGGAGTGGGCTTGTCTTTCGAGACCCCCCTGGTGGTTTGGCTGGTGGTGAGGCTGGGCATCGTCACCCCCCAGAAGCTGCATAAGAACTGGCGCTTCGCGGTGATCATCATCCTCGCCTTCGCGGCGCTGATCACCCCGGACTGGAACCCGGTGACCATGGTCCTGGTGGCGGCGCCCATGTTCCTGCTCTACGAGGGGAGTATATTCTTCGCCAGGTTCGGCATGCGGAGCGCCAGTAAACGCAGAGAGGCCTTCGAGGCGGAAACGGAATCCGGTGAGGAGGAGTAAGAAGGGCTACTTGCTCCCGTGCGCAATGGCATATAATAGATGACCTTGGCGCCGGATAGGGCAGGACGCGCGCCGCGGCGCCGGTGCACGGAATGGTCAGCGAGATGGAAAAGCGATGGAAGACCTGGGAGGTAGATCGAGATCGCAGAATTCGACCTCAAGCAGCGGAAACTGAACAAGAGCCTGGTGAGCCGCCAGATCAAGAGGTATGTCGAGGAGAACCCACGGCTCAAGGGGGTCATGGGCCTCTATCGCGAGGTCTTTTCCACCCAGAGAATGCTCTCGCGGGACATCCCCGACCAGCTCCCCCATATTGAGGGGGCCCAGGTGGCGTACCGCGTCGAAGAGGGCAGGTTGCTGGTAGAGGCGGACGAGCTGGCGGTGGATCTGACCGTGCTCAAGGAGATGCTGCGCGAGCTGGGCAGGGTGCTGGAGAAGAAGGGAGGGGGCCCGGTAGAGGGCATGGAAAAGTTCCTGGGGGAGGAGATCGAGGACGACACCAGGCTGCGCGGCCTCGTCGACGCTTTCCTCGCTCGTGAAGATGCCGAGATGGAAGTTCTCCTGGGAAAATACTCGCTGGACGGCACGGTCCTCCTGATGCTGCTGCACATATCCTTGGCTCCCTTTTACTGGAAGATGGCGGGGTCCCTGGTGCGCAAGGCGGACCTGGGGCAGGTGCCGCGGGGCCGCTGCCCGGTCTGCGGAGACCTGCCGATCATGGGCCTGTTGCGGCCAGAGGAGGGACTGCGCGTGCTGGAATGTTCCCTCTGCGGGACCCGCTGGGGCTTCCCGCGTATCATGTGCCCGTTCTGCAACACCACGGACCAGGAGAAGCTCAAATACATCTTCGCGGGGGAGGATAATGACCGCCGCGTCTATCTCTGCGACGCCTGCGGTAAATACATCAAGGTGAGCACTCCACTGAGCGAGAAAGACGAGGAATTTGTGCTGCCCCTGGAGGATCTGGCCACGGCGCACCTGGATATCGCGGCGGAGAAAAGGGGTTACGAAAGAGGGTGCAGGACGGTGTTTTCATAACCGGCGCAGCGGCCAGCCGTCTGCCAGATGATGTTGCCATGCGGTAACCGGGGATAGTATAATCCTTGAGATTATAGATTGGACAAGGTGTTCTTTGAAAACCAAGCTTGTGAGGGAAGGAGCTGCGTAAGCAGGGAAATCAAATCCCGCATGGGTTTAAACATAGACCGCGAGTGACCGTAAGTTTTGTATTTTCTTAAAGGACAGGAATCGACCTAGGAAAGTGGGGGGAAGTATGGAACTTTCGCGAAGAGGTTTCCTCAAGCTGTCGGGCGCCGGCATCGGCGTCGCGGCCCTCGCGCAACTCGGATTCTCCACCCCCGCCTTCGCCGCTGGCGAGGAGCTTCGCATCAGCGAGGCCAAAGAGAGCACCACGATATGCCCGTATTGCTCAATGGGTTGCTCCGCCATCGTCAGCGTGATGGACGGGAAGGTGGTGGGTCTCGAGGGTCTGCCCGACAGCCCCATCAACCGGGCTAGCCTTTGTTCCAAGGGCCAGTCCATCTACCAGGTCGCCAATAACGACAGGCGACTGCAGAAAGTCTGGTACCGTGCACCCGGCGGGACCGAGTGGGAGGACAAGACGTGGGAGGAGGCCATCCCGGCCATCGCCCGTCTCATCAAGGACACCCGGGACGCCACCTTCGTGGAGACGGAGGAGATCGACGTCAACGGTACCAAGAGCAAGGTCACGGTCAACCGCTGCGAAGGCATCGCCCAACTTGGAGGGGCGGCCCTGGACAACGAGGAATGCTACCTCGCTATCAAGTTCGCCCGCGGCCTCGGCCTGGTGTACATAGAGCACCAGGCGCGAATATGACACTCGGCCACAGTCGCCGGTCTCGGCGGCACGTATGGCCGGGGAGCCATGACCAACCATTGGGTCGACCTCAAGAACGCCGACGCCTTCATGATCTGCGGCGCCAACCCCAGCGAGAACCATCCCTGCTCATGGAAGTGGCTGGAGAAAGCCAGGGAGGATCACGGCGCCAAGATTATCGTCGTCGACCCGCGTTTCACGCGTTCCGCCGCCAGGGCGGACGTTTTCGCCTTTATCCGGCCCGGCACGGATATCGCCTTCTTCGGGGCCCTGATCAATTACGCCATCGACAAGAACTATCTCAACTGGGAGTATATCCAGAACTACACCAACGCCCCCATCCTGGTGAACCCGGAATTCAAGGGCCCGGCGGAGCTTGACGGCCTCTTCAGCGGCTACAATGCCGAGACGAGGAAGTACGACACCAAGACCTGGTCGTACCAGACCGATGCGGCGGGGGAGCCCAAGCGCGTACAGCTCATACCCATCGCCGAGGACGCCTTCTACAAAGGGCGCGGCGTGCCCAACGGACCCAAGGACTCAAACGGCAACTTCATCCCCAACGATGACGCTGCCGTCGCTGGAAGCGTATGGGCCAAGCTCAAGCAGCACTACGCGCGCTACACCTATGAGGGTACGGACAGCATCGTCTCCAGGGTCTGTGGCATGACCCCCGAGAGCTTCAAGGCGGTCGCCGAGGCTTATGTGGGTACCACCCACAAGCGGGAGAAGACGGGCAACCTCATGTATGCCATGGGCTTGACTCAGTTCACCATAGGCACGGAGAAGATACGCACCTTCGCAATCCTCCAGAGCCTGCTGGGGAATACCGGCCTTCCGGGCGGGGGCATCAACGCCCTGCGCGGGGAGAGCAACGTGCAGGGGTCCACGGACTACGGCCTTCTCTCCCATATCCTCACCGGTTACATGCCGGTCCCCAACTCCACCGACAACCCTGACCGCGTCAAGTACCTTGAGAAGACGACGCCGAAGGTCGGTATCTGGACCTGGCAACCCAGGTTCTTCAACAGCTACCTCATGGCCTATTACGGCCCCTATGCCAAGAAGAACGGCCTGGACAAGGCCTACGACCTCCACCCCAAGGTGAAAAAGGGCAAGAACTACACCCACATCGGCCTCTTCGAGGACATGTACGCGGGAGTGATCAAAGGCCTTATCGCCTGGGGCCAGAACCCCGTGGTGGGAGGTCCCAACTCAAACCTGGAGGCCGCGGCCATGGACAAGCTGGACTGGTTCGTGGCGGCCGACCTGTGGGAGACGGAGTCCATGGACTTCTGGAGGCGTCCCGGCACCGATCCCAAGGACATCAAGACCGAGGTCTGGGTGCTCCCCGCGGCTTCCTCGGTTGAAAAGCCGGGTTCCGTATCCAACTCGGGCCGCCTGGCGCAGTACCGCTGGAAGGCGGTGGAGCCGCCGGGCGATGCCGAGCCTGATGCCTTTATGATCCACCAGATCATGAAGG
Coding sequences within it:
- a CDS encoding molybdopterin-dependent oxidoreductase, with amino-acid sequence MTNHWVDLKNADAFMICGANPSENHPCSWKWLEKAREDHGAKIIVVDPRFTRSAARADVFAFIRPGTDIAFFGALINYAIDKNYLNWEYIQNYTNAPILVNPEFKGPAELDGLFSGYNAETRKYDTKTWSYQTDAAGEPKRVQLIPIAEDAFYKGRGVPNGPKDSNGNFIPNDDAAVAGSVWAKLKQHYARYTYEGTDSIVSRVCGMTPESFKAVAEAYVGTTHKREKTGNLMYAMGLTQFTIGTEKIRTFAILQSLLGNTGLPGGGINALRGESNVQGSTDYGLLSHILTGYMPVPNSTDNPDRVKYLEKTTPKVGIWTWQPRFFNSYLMAYYGPYAKKNGLDKAYDLHPKVKKGKNYTHIGLFEDMYAGVIKGLIAWGQNPVVGGPNSNLEAAAMDKLDWFVAADLWETESMDFWRRPGTDPKDIKTEVWVLPAASSVEKPGSVSNSGRLAQYRWKAVEPPGDAEPDAFMIHQIMKAVKELYETEGGKGKESVTELFWAYDEDEHGEPNLDQV
- a CDS encoding twin-arginine translocation signal domain-containing protein, with the protein product MELSRRGFLKLSGAGIGVAALAQLGFSTPAFAAGEELRISEAKESTTICPYCSMGCSAIVSVMDGKVVGLEGLPDSPINRASLCSKGQSIYQVANNDRRLQKVWYRAPGGTEWEDKTWEEAIPAIARLIKDTRDATFVETEEIDVNGTKSKVTVNRCEGIAQLGGAALDNEECYLAIKFARGLGLVYIEHQARI
- a CDS encoding formate dehydrogenase accessory protein FdhE, producing the protein MSRQIKRYVEENPRLKGVMGLYREVFSTQRMLSRDIPDQLPHIEGAQVAYRVEEGRLLVEADELAVDLTVLKEMLRELGRVLEKKGGGPVEGMEKFLGEEIEDDTRLRGLVDAFLAREDAEMEVLLGKYSLDGTVLLMLLHISLAPFYWKMAGSLVRKADLGQVPRGRCPVCGDLPIMGLLRPEEGLRVLECSLCGTRWGFPRIMCPFCNTTDQEKLKYIFAGEDNDRRVYLCDACGKYIKVSTPLSEKDEEFVLPLEDLATAHLDIAAEKRGYERGCRTVFS
- the tatC gene encoding twin-arginine translocase subunit TatC gives rise to the protein MADQKMTFIEHLEELRRRIIVMFLSLVVAITVGYIFSWEILGFLKEPAAKAGIPLNLYYQTVLEPFMVRFRIAMYAAIVLALPVVIYEIIAYIAPALRKREKRFMFYALFFIIVFFLAGVAFCYMYILPVGLEWLTGQSGGQITPVLMANQYVSFVALLMVGVGLSFETPLVVWLVVRLGIVTPQKLHKNWRFAVIIILAFAALITPDWNPVTMVLVAAPMFLLYEGSIFFARFGMRSASKRREAFEAETESGEEE
- the tatA gene encoding twin-arginine translocase TatA/TatE family subunit, whose translation is MLALFQSFGPTELLIILGIALIIFGPTQLPKLGRSVGKAIRELRGASSEVTKAVQEGLEGKAEEEEEEKESKKKKKTEEEEE